One Athene noctua chromosome 28, bAthNoc1.hap1.1, whole genome shotgun sequence DNA window includes the following coding sequences:
- the RASSF2 gene encoding ras association domain-containing protein 2 isoform X2 produces MDYGGCEYLVPCGKDKYISKNELLLHLKTYNIYYEGQNLQLRHREEGELIVEGLLNISWGLRRPIRLQMQDDNQRIRPPPSSSSWHSGCNLGAHGSVLKPSTLPDIQVTDAEAVPNAEAPGSGTATKLQAEETPQLMRTRSDVGVRRRGSARTPSEQRRIRRHRFSINGHFYNHKTSVFTPAYGSITNVRINSTMTTPQVLKLLLNKFKIENSAEEFALYIVHTSGEKQKLRASDYPLIARILQGPCEQVSKVFLMEKDQVEEVTYDVAQYIKFEMPVLRSFIQKLEEEEDREVKKLMRKYSILRLMIEQRLEEISEGPTAM; encoded by the exons ATGGATTACGGCGGCTGCGAGTACCTGGTCCCATGCGGAAAAGACAAATACATCTCCAA aaatgaacTGCTCTTACACTTGAAGACATACAACATCTATTACGAAGGGCAAAATTTGCAGCTGCGCCACCGGGAG GAAGGGGAGCTCATCGTGGAGGGGCTGCTGAACATCTCCTGGGGCCTGCGGAGACCCATCCGCCTGCAGATGCAGGACGACAACCAGCGCAtccgcccgccgccctcctcctcctcctggcactCCGGCTGCAACCTGGGAGCCCACGG gTCCGTGCTGAAGCCCAGCACCTTGCCAGACATCCAGGTTACGGATGCGGAGGCCGTGCCAAACGCGGAGGCTCCCGGGAGCGGCACAG CCACCAAGTTGCAGGCGGAGGAGACGCCGCAGCTGATGCGGACGCGGAGCGACGTGGGCGTccggcgccggggcagcgcccgcaCCCCCAGCGAGCAGCGGCGCATCCGCCGTCACCGCTTCTCCATCAACGGACACTTCTACAACCATAAG ACATCCGTCTTCACGCCGGCGTACGGCTCCATCACCAACGTCCGGATAAACAGCACGATGACAACCCCCCAGGTCCTCAAACTGCTGCTCAATAAATTCAAG ATTGAAAACTCCGCAGAGGAGTTTGCGCTGTACATCGTCCACACCAGCGGAG agaagcagaagctgCGAGCCAGCGATTACCCCCTGATCGCCCGCATCCTGCAAGGCCCCTGCGAACAGGTCTCCAAGGTTTTCCTCATGGAGAAGGACCAGGTGGAAGAAGTCACCTACGAC GTTGCTCAGTACATCAAATTCGAGATGCCTGTCCTCAGGAGCTTTATCCAGaagctggaggaagaggaagatcgTGAAGTGAAGAAGTTAATGCGCAA ATACTCCATCCTCCGGCTGATGATCGAGCAAAGGCTGGAGGAGATTTCTGAAGGCCCGACAGCGATGTGA
- the PRNP gene encoding major prion protein homolog, with product MARLLVSCCLVALLLGAWTDVAFSKKSKGKPSGGGWGTGSHRQPSYPRQPGYPQNPSYPHNPGYPHNPSYPHNPGYPHNPGYPHNPGWGQGYNPSSGGTYHNQKPWKPPKSKTNFKHMAGAAAAGAVVGGLGGYAVGRVMSGMHYRFDSPDEYRWWNENSARYPNQVYYRDYSSPVSQDTFVADCFNITVTEYNIGPAAKKNASESAPAVNQTETELETKVVTKVIREMCVQQYREYRLASGIRLHLADASLAALLLLTLFVMH from the coding sequence ATGGCCAGGCTCCTCGTCTCCTGCTGCCTGGTGGCCCTGCTCCTCGGCGCCTGGACTGACGTCGCCTTCTCCAAGAAGAGCAAAGGCAAACCCAGCGGAGGCGGCTGGGGCACAGGGAGCCACCGCCAGCCCAGCTACCCCCGCCAGCCCGGCTACCCCCAAAATCCCAGCTACCCCCACAACCCGGGCTACCCCCACAATCCGAGCTACCCCCACAACCCAGGGTACCCCCACAACCCTGGCTACCCCCACAACCCGGGGTGGGGGCAGGGTTACAACCCATCCAGCGGAGGAACCTACCACAACCAAAAGCCCTGGAAACCCCCCAAATCCAAGACCAATTTCAAGCACATGGCTGGGGCAGCAGCGGCCGGTGCCGtggtgggaggtttggggggctACGCCGTAGGACGCGTCATGTCAGGGATGCACTATCGCTTCGACAGCCCCGATGAGTACCGCTGGTGGAACGAAAATTCGGCGCGTTACCCCAACCAGGTTTACTATCGGGATTACAGCAGCCCCGTCTCGCAGGACACCTTTGTCGCCGACTGCTTTAACATCACAGTGACCGAATATAACATCGGACCCGCTGCCAAGAAAAATGCCTCGGAGTCTGCTCCGGCGGTGAACCAAACGGAGACGGAGCTGGAGACCAAGGTGGTGACGAAGGTGATCCGGGAGATGTGTGTCCAGCAGTACCGTGAGTACCGCCTGGCCTCCGGCATCCGGCTGCATCTCGCCGACGCCTCCCtggccgccctcctcctcctcaccctcttCGTCATGCACTGA
- the RASSF2 gene encoding ras association domain-containing protein 2 isoform X1, with product MDYGGCEYLVPCGKDKYISKNELLLHLKTYNIYYEGQNLQLRHREEEGELIVEGLLNISWGLRRPIRLQMQDDNQRIRPPPSSSSWHSGCNLGAHGSVLKPSTLPDIQVTDAEAVPNAEAPGSGTATKLQAEETPQLMRTRSDVGVRRRGSARTPSEQRRIRRHRFSINGHFYNHKTSVFTPAYGSITNVRINSTMTTPQVLKLLLNKFKIENSAEEFALYIVHTSGEKQKLRASDYPLIARILQGPCEQVSKVFLMEKDQVEEVTYDVAQYIKFEMPVLRSFIQKLEEEEDREVKKLMRKYSILRLMIEQRLEEISEGPTAM from the exons ATGGATTACGGCGGCTGCGAGTACCTGGTCCCATGCGGAAAAGACAAATACATCTCCAA aaatgaacTGCTCTTACACTTGAAGACATACAACATCTATTACGAAGGGCAAAATTTGCAGCTGCGCCACCGGGAG GAGGAAGGGGAGCTCATCGTGGAGGGGCTGCTGAACATCTCCTGGGGCCTGCGGAGACCCATCCGCCTGCAGATGCAGGACGACAACCAGCGCAtccgcccgccgccctcctcctcctcctggcactCCGGCTGCAACCTGGGAGCCCACGG gTCCGTGCTGAAGCCCAGCACCTTGCCAGACATCCAGGTTACGGATGCGGAGGCCGTGCCAAACGCGGAGGCTCCCGGGAGCGGCACAG CCACCAAGTTGCAGGCGGAGGAGACGCCGCAGCTGATGCGGACGCGGAGCGACGTGGGCGTccggcgccggggcagcgcccgcaCCCCCAGCGAGCAGCGGCGCATCCGCCGTCACCGCTTCTCCATCAACGGACACTTCTACAACCATAAG ACATCCGTCTTCACGCCGGCGTACGGCTCCATCACCAACGTCCGGATAAACAGCACGATGACAACCCCCCAGGTCCTCAAACTGCTGCTCAATAAATTCAAG ATTGAAAACTCCGCAGAGGAGTTTGCGCTGTACATCGTCCACACCAGCGGAG agaagcagaagctgCGAGCCAGCGATTACCCCCTGATCGCCCGCATCCTGCAAGGCCCCTGCGAACAGGTCTCCAAGGTTTTCCTCATGGAGAAGGACCAGGTGGAAGAAGTCACCTACGAC GTTGCTCAGTACATCAAATTCGAGATGCCTGTCCTCAGGAGCTTTATCCAGaagctggaggaagaggaagatcgTGAAGTGAAGAAGTTAATGCGCAA ATACTCCATCCTCCGGCTGATGATCGAGCAAAGGCTGGAGGAGATTTCTGAAGGCCCGACAGCGATGTGA